The Astyanax mexicanus isolate ESR-SI-001 unplaced genomic scaffold, AstMex3_surface scaffold_32, whole genome shotgun sequence genome has a segment encoding these proteins:
- the LOC125789889 gene encoding ribonuclease inhibitor-like — translation MGELILEILIEPVMECASERTSAPCAFSRERTELHGIPRHRPPTLMQVQEAGPRLLEPEAQMLWDCNLSDKSCADLASVLSSNSSTLRELYLGNNKLQDSGVKLLSAGLKSSHCKLEKLGLYNCSITEEGCAALASALKSNPSYLRELDLRFNKPGESGKKLLSDLQKDPHFKLEKL, via the exons ATGGGCGAGCTCATCCTTGAGATCCTAATTGAGCCCGTGATGGAATGCGCTAGCGAGCGCACAAGCGCTCCATGCGCTTTCAGCCGCGAGCGTACGGAACTCCATGGCATACCCAGACACCGACCTCCTACCCTGATGCAGGTTCAGGAGGCGGGCCCCCGCCTCCTCGAACCGGAAGCTCAAAT gctgtgggaCTGTAacctatcagataaaagctgtgcagatctggcctcagttctcagctcaaactcctcaactctgagagaactgtacctgggtaataataaactgcaggattcaggagtgaagctgctctctgctggactgaagagttcacactgtaaactggagaaactggg gctgtataactgcagtattacagaagaaggctgtgctgctttagcttcagctctgaaatcaaacccctcatacctgagagagctggatctgagattcaataaaccaggagagtcaggaaagaagctgctctctgatctacagaaggatcctcactttaaactggagaaactatag